From Mus musculus strain C57BL/6J chromosome 8, GRCm38.p6 C57BL/6J, a single genomic window includes:
- the Otud4 gene encoding OTU domain-containing protein 4 isoform 2 (isoform 2 is encoded by transcript variant 2), whose translation MEAAVGAPDGVDQGGVGPLEDETPMDAYLRKLGLYRKLVAKDGSCLFRAVAEQVLHSQSRHVEVRMACIRYLRENREKFEAFIEGSFEEYLKRLENPQEWVGQVEISALSLMYRKDFVIYQEPNVSPSHVTENNFPEKVLLCFSNGNHYDIVYPITYKDSSAMCQSLLYELLYEKVFKTDVSKIMMGLEASEVAEESNSEISDSEDDSCKSKSTAATDVNGFKPSGSENPKNNGNSADLPLSRKVLKSLNPAVYRNVEYEIWLKSKQAQQKRDYSIAAGLQYEVGDKCHVRLDHNGKLSNADIHGVHSENGLVLSEELGKKHTPKNLKPPPPESWNTVSGKKMKKPNSGQNFHSDTDYRGPKNLNKPIKAPSALPPRLQHPSSGVRQHAFSSHSTGSQSQKSSSEHKNLSRMPSQITRKPDRERAEDFDHVSRESYYFGLSPEERREKQAIEESRLLYEIQNRDEQAFPALSSSSVSQSPSQNSNACVPRKSSHARDRKGSMRRADAEERKDKDSLRGHTHVDKKPEPSTLEISDDKCTRVSSPSKSKKECPSPVEQKPAEHIPLSNPAPLLVSPEVHLTPAVPSLPATVPAWPSEPTTFGPTGVPAQIPILSVTQTTGPDAAVSQAHLTPSPVPVSIQAVNQPLMPLPQTMSLYQDPLYPGFPCSEKGDRAIAPPYSLCQTGEDLPKDKNILRFFFNLGVKAYSCPMWAPHSYLYPLHQAYMAACRMYPKVPVPVYPQNTWFQEAPPAQSESDCPCTDAHYSLHPEASVNGQMPQAEMGPPAFASPLVIPPSQVSEGHGQLSYQPELESENPGQLLHAEYEESLSGKNMYPQQSFGPNPFLGPVPIAPPFFPHVWYGYPFQGFVENPVMRQNIVLPPDDKGELDLPLENLDLSKECDSVSAVDEFPDARVEGAHSLSAASVSSKHEGRVEQSSQTRKADIDLASGSSAVEGKGHPPTQILNREREPGSAEPEPKRTIQSLKEKPEKVKDPKTAADVVSPGANSVDRLQRPKEESSEDENEVSNILRSGRSKQFYNQTYGSRKYKSDWGSSGRGGYQHVRGEESWKGQPNRSRDEGYQYHRHVRGRPYRGDRRRSGMGDGHRGQHT comes from the exons GAATGGGTAGGACAAGTGGAAATAAGTGCCCTTTCACTTATGTACAG GAAAGATTTTGTAATATATCAGGAGCCAAATGTTTCTCCTTCACATGTAACTGAAAATAATTTTCCTGAGAAG GTGTTACTGTGTTTTTCAAATGGAAATCATTATGACATTGTCTATCCCATAACATATAAAGATAGTTCTGCTATGTGTCAGT CTCTCCTTTATGAGTTGCTGTATGAGAAGGTATTCAAAACTGATGTTAGTAAAATCATGATGGGACTAGAAGCCTCTGAGGTGGCTGAGGAGAGCAACAGTGAGATATCAGACTCTGAGGACGACAGCTGCAA GAGTAAAAGTACTGCTGCTACTGATGTGAATGGATTTAAACCCTCAGGCAGTgag AACCCTAAGAACAATGGGAACTCAGCTGACCTTCCTTTGTCCAGAAAGGTTCTTAAGTCACTCAACCCAGCAGTCTATAGAAATGTGGAGTATGAAATTTGGTTGAAGTCTAAACAAG CTCAACAAAAACGTGATTATTCCATTGCTGCTGGCTTACAGTATGAAGTTGGAGATAAATGCCAC GTTAGATTGGATCATAATGGGAAATTATCTAATGCAGACATTCATGGGGTTCACTCTGAGAATGGACTGGTTTTGTCTGAAGAACTGGGGAAAAA acATACACCGAAGAACCTCAAGCCACCTCCCCCAGAAAGCTGGAACACGGTGTCAGGAAAGAAGATGAAAAAACCTAATTCTGGGCAAAATTTCCATTCAG ATACAGATTACAGAGGGCCAAAGAATCTAAACAAGCCAATCAAAGCCCCATCTGCACTACCTCCTCGACTCCAGCATCCTTCATCGGGTGTAAGACAGCATGCATTCTCCAGTCATTCTACAGGGTCCCAGTCTCAGAAATCCTCCAGTGAGCATAAGAATCTAAGTAGGATGCCCTCACAGATCACAAG AAAACCTGACCGTGAAAGGGCTGAGGACTTTGATCACGTGAGTCGTGAATCTTACTATTTTGGCCTCTCCCCAGAAGAACGCAGAGAGAAGCAAGCTATTGAAGAGTCTCGTTTACTGTATGAGATTCAGAACCGGGATGAACAGGCTTTCCCTGCCCTTTCT agttcatcagtcagtcagtcacctTCTCAGAATAGCAATGCGTGTGTCCCAAGGAAGTCTTCACATGCAAGGGACAGGAAAGGAAGCATGCGGAGAGCAGACGCAGAGGAACGAAAGGACAAAG ACTCTCTACGTGGCCATACTCATGTGGATAAAAAACCGGAGCCAAGCACACTGGAG ATCAGCGATGATAAATGTACAAGAGTTTCATCACCATCTAAGTCAAAGAAAGAGTGCCCATCTCCTGTAGAACAA AAGCCAGCAGAACATATACCTTTGTCAAATCCAGCTCCCCTTCTAGTTTCTCCAGAAGTACATCTCACTCCTGCGGTGCCTTCTTTACCAGCCACTGTGCCAGCCTGGCCAAGTGAACCTACAACTTTCGGACCAACAG GTGTCCCTGCTCAGATTCCCATTTTGTCAGTGACACAGACCACTGGACCTGATGCTGCCGTGTCACAAGCGCATTTAACACCTTCTCCGGTTCCTGTGTCAATTCAGGCAGTTAACCAGCCCTTGATGCCTTTGCCTCAGACAATGAGCCTCTATCAAGACCCCCTCTATCCTGGGTTTCCTTGTAGTGAGAAGGGAGATCGAGCCATTGCACCACCTTATTCACTGTGTCAGACCGGGGAGGACCTGCCTAAAG ataagaaTATTCTTCGATTCTTCTTCAATCTCGGTGTAAAG gCATATAGTTGTCCTATGTGGGCCCCACATTCTTACCTATATCCTCTGCACCAGGCCTATATGGCAGCCTGCAGGATGTACCCAAAGGTCCCTGTTCCCGTGTATCCTCAGAATACTTGGTTCCAAGAAGCCCCTCCTGCTCAGAGTGAAAGTGACTGTCCTTGCACCGATGCCCACTACTCTCTGCACCCCGAGGCCAGTGTTAATGGTCAGATGCCACAGGCAGAGATGGGACCGCCTGCATTTGCATCACCTCTGGTTATCCCTCCATCTCAGGTGTCTGAAGGTCATGGACAATTGTCTTACCAACCTGAACTGGAGTCTGAGAACCCAGGGCAGCTTCTTCATGCTGAATATGAAGAGTCACTTAGTGGCAAGAACATGTACCCACAACAGTCTTTTGGGCCTAACCCATTTTTAGGTCCTGTTCCCATTgcacctcctttcttccctcatgTTTGGTATGGGTATCCTTTTCAGGGATTCGTAGAAAATCCTGTAATGAGGCAAAATATTGTCCTGCCCCCTGATGATAAAGGAGAATTGGATTTGCCTTTGGAGAATCTAGATCTGTCTAAAGAATGCGATTCTGTCTCAGCAGTAGATGAGTTCCCAGACGCCAGAGTTGAAGGTGCACATTCTCTGTCTGCAGCGAGTGTGAGCAGCAAGCACGAAGGCCGAGTGGAGCAGTCGTCCCAGACCCGGAAGGCAGACATAGACTTGGCTTCAGGTTCTTCTGCAGTGGAAGGAAAGGGTCATCCTCCCACTCAGAttctaaacagagaaagagaacctGGGTCTGCTGAACCTGAGCCTAAGAGGACCATTCAAAGTCTGAAAGAAAAACCAGAGAAAGTAAAAGATCCCAAGACTGCTGCTGATGTGGTCAGCCCTGGGGCCAATTCTGTGGATAGATTGCAAAGACCAAAAGAAGAGAGTTCAGAAGATGAGAATGAAGTATCTAATATTTTGAGAAGTGGCAGATCCAAGCAGTTTTATAATCAAACTTACGGAAGCAGGAAGTACAAAAGTGATTGGGGCTCTTCTGGTCGAGGTGGCTATCAACACGTGAGAGGCGAGGAGTCCTGGAAAGGGCAGCCAAATCGAAGCCGGGATGAAGGTTATCAGTACCATCGACATGTTAGAGGACGCCCATACAGGGGAGATAGGAGGAGATCAGGGATGGGAGATGGCCACAGGGGACAACACACTTAA
- the Otud4 gene encoding OTU domain-containing protein 4 isoform X1 gives MACIRYLRENREKFEAFIEGSFEEYLKRLENPQEWVGQVEISALSLMYRKDFVIYQEPNVSPSHVTENNFPEKVLLCFSNGNHYDIVYPITYKDSSAMCQSLLYELLYEKVFKTDVSKIMMGLEASEVAEESNSEISDSEDDSCKSKSTAATDVNGFKPSGSENPKNNGNSADLPLSRKVLKSLNPAVYRNVEYEIWLKSKQAQQKRDYSIAAGLQYEVGDKCHQVRLDHNGKLSNADIHGVHSENGLVLSEELGKKHTPKNLKPPPPESWNTVSGKKMKKPNSGQNFHSDTDYRGPKNLNKPIKAPSALPPRLQHPSSGVRQHAFSSHSTGSQSQKSSSEHKNLSRMPSQITRKPDRERAEDFDHVSRESYYFGLSPEERREKQAIEESRLLYEIQNRDEQAFPALSSSSVSQSPSQNSNACVPRKSSHARDRKGSMRRADAEERKDKDSLRGHTHVDKKPEPSTLEISDDKCTRVSSPSKSKKECPSPVEQKPAEHIPLSNPAPLLVSPEVHLTPAVPSLPATVPAWPSEPTTFGPTGVPAQIPILSVTQTTGPDAAVSQAHLTPSPVPVSIQAVNQPLMPLPQTMSLYQDPLYPGFPCSEKGDRAIAPPYSLCQTGEDLPKDKNILRFFFNLGVKAYSCPMWAPHSYLYPLHQAYMAACRMYPKVPVPVYPQNTWFQEAPPAQSESDCPCTDAHYSLHPEASVNGQMPQAEMGPPAFASPLVIPPSQVSEGHGQLSYQPELESENPGQLLHAEYEESLSGKNMYPQQSFGPNPFLGPVPIAPPFFPHVWYGYPFQGFVENPVMRQNIVLPPDDKGELDLPLENLDLSKECDSVSAVDEFPDARVEGAHSLSAASVSSKHEGRVEQSSQTRKADIDLASGSSAVEGKGHPPTQILNREREPGSAEPEPKRTIQSLKEKPEKVKDPKTAADVVSPGANSVDRLQRPKEESSEDENEVSNILRSGRSKQFYNQTYGSRKYKSDWGSSGRGGYQHVRGEESWKGQPNRSRDEGYQYHRHVRGRPYRGDRRRSGMGDGHRGQHT, from the exons GAATGGGTAGGACAAGTGGAAATAAGTGCCCTTTCACTTATGTACAG GAAAGATTTTGTAATATATCAGGAGCCAAATGTTTCTCCTTCACATGTAACTGAAAATAATTTTCCTGAGAAG GTGTTACTGTGTTTTTCAAATGGAAATCATTATGACATTGTCTATCCCATAACATATAAAGATAGTTCTGCTATGTGTCAGT CTCTCCTTTATGAGTTGCTGTATGAGAAGGTATTCAAAACTGATGTTAGTAAAATCATGATGGGACTAGAAGCCTCTGAGGTGGCTGAGGAGAGCAACAGTGAGATATCAGACTCTGAGGACGACAGCTGCAA GAGTAAAAGTACTGCTGCTACTGATGTGAATGGATTTAAACCCTCAGGCAGTgag AACCCTAAGAACAATGGGAACTCAGCTGACCTTCCTTTGTCCAGAAAGGTTCTTAAGTCACTCAACCCAGCAGTCTATAGAAATGTGGAGTATGAAATTTGGTTGAAGTCTAAACAAG CTCAACAAAAACGTGATTATTCCATTGCTGCTGGCTTACAGTATGAAGTTGGAGATAAATGCCAC CAGGTTAGATTGGATCATAATGGGAAATTATCTAATGCAGACATTCATGGGGTTCACTCTGAGAATGGACTGGTTTTGTCTGAAGAACTGGGGAAAAA acATACACCGAAGAACCTCAAGCCACCTCCCCCAGAAAGCTGGAACACGGTGTCAGGAAAGAAGATGAAAAAACCTAATTCTGGGCAAAATTTCCATTCAG ATACAGATTACAGAGGGCCAAAGAATCTAAACAAGCCAATCAAAGCCCCATCTGCACTACCTCCTCGACTCCAGCATCCTTCATCGGGTGTAAGACAGCATGCATTCTCCAGTCATTCTACAGGGTCCCAGTCTCAGAAATCCTCCAGTGAGCATAAGAATCTAAGTAGGATGCCCTCACAGATCACAAG AAAACCTGACCGTGAAAGGGCTGAGGACTTTGATCACGTGAGTCGTGAATCTTACTATTTTGGCCTCTCCCCAGAAGAACGCAGAGAGAAGCAAGCTATTGAAGAGTCTCGTTTACTGTATGAGATTCAGAACCGGGATGAACAGGCTTTCCCTGCCCTTTCT agttcatcagtcagtcagtcacctTCTCAGAATAGCAATGCGTGTGTCCCAAGGAAGTCTTCACATGCAAGGGACAGGAAAGGAAGCATGCGGAGAGCAGACGCAGAGGAACGAAAGGACAAAG ACTCTCTACGTGGCCATACTCATGTGGATAAAAAACCGGAGCCAAGCACACTGGAG ATCAGCGATGATAAATGTACAAGAGTTTCATCACCATCTAAGTCAAAGAAAGAGTGCCCATCTCCTGTAGAACAA AAGCCAGCAGAACATATACCTTTGTCAAATCCAGCTCCCCTTCTAGTTTCTCCAGAAGTACATCTCACTCCTGCGGTGCCTTCTTTACCAGCCACTGTGCCAGCCTGGCCAAGTGAACCTACAACTTTCGGACCAACAG GTGTCCCTGCTCAGATTCCCATTTTGTCAGTGACACAGACCACTGGACCTGATGCTGCCGTGTCACAAGCGCATTTAACACCTTCTCCGGTTCCTGTGTCAATTCAGGCAGTTAACCAGCCCTTGATGCCTTTGCCTCAGACAATGAGCCTCTATCAAGACCCCCTCTATCCTGGGTTTCCTTGTAGTGAGAAGGGAGATCGAGCCATTGCACCACCTTATTCACTGTGTCAGACCGGGGAGGACCTGCCTAAAG ataagaaTATTCTTCGATTCTTCTTCAATCTCGGTGTAAAG gCATATAGTTGTCCTATGTGGGCCCCACATTCTTACCTATATCCTCTGCACCAGGCCTATATGGCAGCCTGCAGGATGTACCCAAAGGTCCCTGTTCCCGTGTATCCTCAGAATACTTGGTTCCAAGAAGCCCCTCCTGCTCAGAGTGAAAGTGACTGTCCTTGCACCGATGCCCACTACTCTCTGCACCCCGAGGCCAGTGTTAATGGTCAGATGCCACAGGCAGAGATGGGACCGCCTGCATTTGCATCACCTCTGGTTATCCCTCCATCTCAGGTGTCTGAAGGTCATGGACAATTGTCTTACCAACCTGAACTGGAGTCTGAGAACCCAGGGCAGCTTCTTCATGCTGAATATGAAGAGTCACTTAGTGGCAAGAACATGTACCCACAACAGTCTTTTGGGCCTAACCCATTTTTAGGTCCTGTTCCCATTgcacctcctttcttccctcatgTTTGGTATGGGTATCCTTTTCAGGGATTCGTAGAAAATCCTGTAATGAGGCAAAATATTGTCCTGCCCCCTGATGATAAAGGAGAATTGGATTTGCCTTTGGAGAATCTAGATCTGTCTAAAGAATGCGATTCTGTCTCAGCAGTAGATGAGTTCCCAGACGCCAGAGTTGAAGGTGCACATTCTCTGTCTGCAGCGAGTGTGAGCAGCAAGCACGAAGGCCGAGTGGAGCAGTCGTCCCAGACCCGGAAGGCAGACATAGACTTGGCTTCAGGTTCTTCTGCAGTGGAAGGAAAGGGTCATCCTCCCACTCAGAttctaaacagagaaagagaacctGGGTCTGCTGAACCTGAGCCTAAGAGGACCATTCAAAGTCTGAAAGAAAAACCAGAGAAAGTAAAAGATCCCAAGACTGCTGCTGATGTGGTCAGCCCTGGGGCCAATTCTGTGGATAGATTGCAAAGACCAAAAGAAGAGAGTTCAGAAGATGAGAATGAAGTATCTAATATTTTGAGAAGTGGCAGATCCAAGCAGTTTTATAATCAAACTTACGGAAGCAGGAAGTACAAAAGTGATTGGGGCTCTTCTGGTCGAGGTGGCTATCAACACGTGAGAGGCGAGGAGTCCTGGAAAGGGCAGCCAAATCGAAGCCGGGATGAAGGTTATCAGTACCATCGACATGTTAGAGGACGCCCATACAGGGGAGATAGGAGGAGATCAGGGATGGGAGATGGCCACAGGGGACAACACACTTAA
- the Otud4 gene encoding OTU domain-containing protein 4 isoform 1 (isoform 1 is encoded by transcript variant 1), with product MEAAVGAPDGVDQGGVGPLEDETPMDAYLRKLGLYRKLVAKDGSCLFRAVAEQVLHSQSRHVEVRMACIRYLRENREKFEAFIEGSFEEYLKRLENPQEWVGQVEISALSLMYRKDFVIYQEPNVSPSHVTENNFPEKVLLCFSNGNHYDIVYPITYKDSSAMCQSLLYELLYEKVFKTDVSKIMMGLEASEVAEESNSEISDSEDDSCKSKSTAATDVNGFKPSGSENPKNNGNSADLPLSRKVLKSLNPAVYRNVEYEIWLKSKQAQQKRDYSIAAGLQYEVGDKCHQVRLDHNGKLSNADIHGVHSENGLVLSEELGKKHTPKNLKPPPPESWNTVSGKKMKKPNSGQNFHSDTDYRGPKNLNKPIKAPSALPPRLQHPSSGVRQHAFSSHSTGSQSQKSSSEHKNLSRMPSQITRKPDRERAEDFDHVSRESYYFGLSPEERREKQAIEESRLLYEIQNRDEQAFPALSSSSVSQSPSQNSNACVPRKSSHARDRKGSMRRADAEERKDKDSLRGHTHVDKKPEPSTLEISDDKCTRVSSPSKSKKECPSPVEQKPAEHIPLSNPAPLLVSPEVHLTPAVPSLPATVPAWPSEPTTFGPTGVPAQIPILSVTQTTGPDAAVSQAHLTPSPVPVSIQAVNQPLMPLPQTMSLYQDPLYPGFPCSEKGDRAIAPPYSLCQTGEDLPKDKNILRFFFNLGVKAYSCPMWAPHSYLYPLHQAYMAACRMYPKVPVPVYPQNTWFQEAPPAQSESDCPCTDAHYSLHPEASVNGQMPQAEMGPPAFASPLVIPPSQVSEGHGQLSYQPELESENPGQLLHAEYEESLSGKNMYPQQSFGPNPFLGPVPIAPPFFPHVWYGYPFQGFVENPVMRQNIVLPPDDKGELDLPLENLDLSKECDSVSAVDEFPDARVEGAHSLSAASVSSKHEGRVEQSSQTRKADIDLASGSSAVEGKGHPPTQILNREREPGSAEPEPKRTIQSLKEKPEKVKDPKTAADVVSPGANSVDRLQRPKEESSEDENEVSNILRSGRSKQFYNQTYGSRKYKSDWGSSGRGGYQHVRGEESWKGQPNRSRDEGYQYHRHVRGRPYRGDRRRSGMGDGHRGQHT from the exons GAATGGGTAGGACAAGTGGAAATAAGTGCCCTTTCACTTATGTACAG GAAAGATTTTGTAATATATCAGGAGCCAAATGTTTCTCCTTCACATGTAACTGAAAATAATTTTCCTGAGAAG GTGTTACTGTGTTTTTCAAATGGAAATCATTATGACATTGTCTATCCCATAACATATAAAGATAGTTCTGCTATGTGTCAGT CTCTCCTTTATGAGTTGCTGTATGAGAAGGTATTCAAAACTGATGTTAGTAAAATCATGATGGGACTAGAAGCCTCTGAGGTGGCTGAGGAGAGCAACAGTGAGATATCAGACTCTGAGGACGACAGCTGCAA GAGTAAAAGTACTGCTGCTACTGATGTGAATGGATTTAAACCCTCAGGCAGTgag AACCCTAAGAACAATGGGAACTCAGCTGACCTTCCTTTGTCCAGAAAGGTTCTTAAGTCACTCAACCCAGCAGTCTATAGAAATGTGGAGTATGAAATTTGGTTGAAGTCTAAACAAG CTCAACAAAAACGTGATTATTCCATTGCTGCTGGCTTACAGTATGAAGTTGGAGATAAATGCCAC CAGGTTAGATTGGATCATAATGGGAAATTATCTAATGCAGACATTCATGGGGTTCACTCTGAGAATGGACTGGTTTTGTCTGAAGAACTGGGGAAAAA acATACACCGAAGAACCTCAAGCCACCTCCCCCAGAAAGCTGGAACACGGTGTCAGGAAAGAAGATGAAAAAACCTAATTCTGGGCAAAATTTCCATTCAG ATACAGATTACAGAGGGCCAAAGAATCTAAACAAGCCAATCAAAGCCCCATCTGCACTACCTCCTCGACTCCAGCATCCTTCATCGGGTGTAAGACAGCATGCATTCTCCAGTCATTCTACAGGGTCCCAGTCTCAGAAATCCTCCAGTGAGCATAAGAATCTAAGTAGGATGCCCTCACAGATCACAAG AAAACCTGACCGTGAAAGGGCTGAGGACTTTGATCACGTGAGTCGTGAATCTTACTATTTTGGCCTCTCCCCAGAAGAACGCAGAGAGAAGCAAGCTATTGAAGAGTCTCGTTTACTGTATGAGATTCAGAACCGGGATGAACAGGCTTTCCCTGCCCTTTCT agttcatcagtcagtcagtcacctTCTCAGAATAGCAATGCGTGTGTCCCAAGGAAGTCTTCACATGCAAGGGACAGGAAAGGAAGCATGCGGAGAGCAGACGCAGAGGAACGAAAGGACAAAG ACTCTCTACGTGGCCATACTCATGTGGATAAAAAACCGGAGCCAAGCACACTGGAG ATCAGCGATGATAAATGTACAAGAGTTTCATCACCATCTAAGTCAAAGAAAGAGTGCCCATCTCCTGTAGAACAA AAGCCAGCAGAACATATACCTTTGTCAAATCCAGCTCCCCTTCTAGTTTCTCCAGAAGTACATCTCACTCCTGCGGTGCCTTCTTTACCAGCCACTGTGCCAGCCTGGCCAAGTGAACCTACAACTTTCGGACCAACAG GTGTCCCTGCTCAGATTCCCATTTTGTCAGTGACACAGACCACTGGACCTGATGCTGCCGTGTCACAAGCGCATTTAACACCTTCTCCGGTTCCTGTGTCAATTCAGGCAGTTAACCAGCCCTTGATGCCTTTGCCTCAGACAATGAGCCTCTATCAAGACCCCCTCTATCCTGGGTTTCCTTGTAGTGAGAAGGGAGATCGAGCCATTGCACCACCTTATTCACTGTGTCAGACCGGGGAGGACCTGCCTAAAG ataagaaTATTCTTCGATTCTTCTTCAATCTCGGTGTAAAG gCATATAGTTGTCCTATGTGGGCCCCACATTCTTACCTATATCCTCTGCACCAGGCCTATATGGCAGCCTGCAGGATGTACCCAAAGGTCCCTGTTCCCGTGTATCCTCAGAATACTTGGTTCCAAGAAGCCCCTCCTGCTCAGAGTGAAAGTGACTGTCCTTGCACCGATGCCCACTACTCTCTGCACCCCGAGGCCAGTGTTAATGGTCAGATGCCACAGGCAGAGATGGGACCGCCTGCATTTGCATCACCTCTGGTTATCCCTCCATCTCAGGTGTCTGAAGGTCATGGACAATTGTCTTACCAACCTGAACTGGAGTCTGAGAACCCAGGGCAGCTTCTTCATGCTGAATATGAAGAGTCACTTAGTGGCAAGAACATGTACCCACAACAGTCTTTTGGGCCTAACCCATTTTTAGGTCCTGTTCCCATTgcacctcctttcttccctcatgTTTGGTATGGGTATCCTTTTCAGGGATTCGTAGAAAATCCTGTAATGAGGCAAAATATTGTCCTGCCCCCTGATGATAAAGGAGAATTGGATTTGCCTTTGGAGAATCTAGATCTGTCTAAAGAATGCGATTCTGTCTCAGCAGTAGATGAGTTCCCAGACGCCAGAGTTGAAGGTGCACATTCTCTGTCTGCAGCGAGTGTGAGCAGCAAGCACGAAGGCCGAGTGGAGCAGTCGTCCCAGACCCGGAAGGCAGACATAGACTTGGCTTCAGGTTCTTCTGCAGTGGAAGGAAAGGGTCATCCTCCCACTCAGAttctaaacagagaaagagaacctGGGTCTGCTGAACCTGAGCCTAAGAGGACCATTCAAAGTCTGAAAGAAAAACCAGAGAAAGTAAAAGATCCCAAGACTGCTGCTGATGTGGTCAGCCCTGGGGCCAATTCTGTGGATAGATTGCAAAGACCAAAAGAAGAGAGTTCAGAAGATGAGAATGAAGTATCTAATATTTTGAGAAGTGGCAGATCCAAGCAGTTTTATAATCAAACTTACGGAAGCAGGAAGTACAAAAGTGATTGGGGCTCTTCTGGTCGAGGTGGCTATCAACACGTGAGAGGCGAGGAGTCCTGGAAAGGGCAGCCAAATCGAAGCCGGGATGAAGGTTATCAGTACCATCGACATGTTAGAGGACGCCCATACAGGGGAGATAGGAGGAGATCAGGGATGGGAGATGGCCACAGGGGACAACACACTTAA